A section of the Bacteroidota bacterium genome encodes:
- a CDS encoding pyridoxal phosphate-dependent aminotransferase, with protein sequence MPKVSEKGRLMPASPIRKLVPFAEAAKRKGRKVYHLNIGQPDIHSPEVALEAVKANLLKVVEYSHSAGDESYREALVSYYHRIGIDIDPSQIIVTAGGSEALLFSMMSCLDEGEEAIVPEPFYANYYAYSTTSGIKIVPITSTIEQNFALPPIEEFEKRITPKTKAIIICNPNNPTGYLYSKQELEQLRDIVIKHDLFLFSDEVYREFCYDGLEHFSVMNLKGLEQNAILIDSISKRYSACGVRIGCLISRNKDVIETALKFGQARLSPPSYGQIFGAAAVSAPREYFQSVYNEYIQRRNYLIGALNQMEGVVCPMPKGAFYCIARLPVDDAEKFSQWLLSDFEYKNQTVMLAPAAGFYSTPGLGRNEVRLAYVLNVEDLKNAMECLKKALQTYPGRTINKSNQISN encoded by the coding sequence ATGCCAAAAGTCTCTGAAAAAGGCAGATTGATGCCTGCATCACCCATTAGAAAATTAGTGCCTTTTGCTGAAGCAGCAAAACGTAAAGGACGCAAAGTATATCACTTAAATATCGGACAGCCCGATATTCACAGTCCTGAAGTCGCGCTTGAAGCGGTAAAAGCGAATTTGCTAAAAGTGGTGGAGTACAGCCATTCTGCAGGAGACGAAAGTTACAGGGAAGCATTAGTATCCTATTACCACCGTATTGGCATTGATATAGACCCATCCCAGATTATAGTAACTGCAGGAGGTTCAGAAGCACTGTTGTTTAGCATGATGTCCTGCCTGGATGAAGGGGAAGAAGCAATTGTTCCTGAACCTTTTTATGCCAATTACTATGCATATTCAACTACTTCGGGAATTAAAATTGTCCCCATCACTTCGACCATTGAGCAAAACTTTGCCCTGCCCCCCATCGAAGAATTTGAAAAAAGGATTACCCCTAAAACTAAAGCCATCATTATTTGTAATCCCAATAATCCCACCGGATACCTGTATTCGAAACAGGAACTGGAGCAATTGCGGGATATTGTGATCAAACATGATCTCTTCCTTTTTTCGGATGAAGTTTATAGAGAGTTCTGTTACGATGGGCTGGAACATTTTTCGGTCATGAATCTCAAAGGGCTGGAGCAGAATGCCATACTTATAGATTCCATATCAAAACGTTATAGCGCCTGCGGCGTACGAATCGGTTGCCTCATTTCACGTAACAAAGATGTAATCGAAACCGCATTAAAATTTGGACAGGCCAGATTAAGCCCTCCTTCGTATGGACAGATATTTGGAGCAGCTGCTGTTAGTGCGCCCAGGGAATATTTCCAGTCGGTCTATAACGAATATATTCAACGACGGAATTATCTGATTGGGGCTTTAAATCAAATGGAGGGCGTGGTATGCCCTATGCCCAAAGGAGCATTTTACTGTATTGCAAGGCTTCCGGTTGATGATGCAGAAAAATTTTCCCAGTGGTTGTTAAGTGATTTCGAATATAAAAACCAAACGGTCATGCTGGCCCCTGCTGCCGGATTTTACTCCACACCCGGCCTGGGCAGGAATGAAGTCAGACTTGCTTATGTTTTAAATGTGGAAGATTTGAAAAATGCCATGGAATGCTTAAAAAAGGCTCTTCAGACCTATCCCGGACGTACCATTAACAAATCAAATCAGATTTCTAATTAA
- a CDS encoding YegS/Rv2252/BmrU family lipid kinase: protein MKKAEEKKERIAFIINPISGNGNKDIVLRLIDSYIDLKRFKCIIKYTKAQGDAMRIAKKQVKKGAVKIIAVGGDGTVNEVASELTDTPVALGIIPIGSGNGLARHLHIPMNVKKAVKLINSNKITQIDYGMVNNKKFFCTCGVGFDALVGNKFSESHRRGFNTYIKTTIQEFFRYRPSKYILKFNSTKIKTRAFLITFANAAQYGNNAYISPDADIQDGLLDICIMSPFPKIIALDLGLKLFNKDINKSKFVDVMRAKEILLKRKHSGEVHYDGEPCIMGRELNLKVVHKGLNVIIP from the coding sequence GTGAAAAAAGCAGAAGAGAAAAAAGAAAGAATAGCCTTTATTATTAACCCGATTTCAGGGAATGGGAATAAAGATATTGTTCTAAGGCTTATAGATTCTTATATCGACCTCAAACGGTTTAAATGCATAATCAAATATACCAAAGCACAAGGCGATGCAATGCGCATTGCCAAAAAACAGGTAAAGAAAGGTGCTGTTAAAATTATTGCTGTAGGTGGGGATGGTACGGTCAATGAAGTGGCCTCTGAACTCACAGATACTCCTGTCGCTCTTGGAATCATTCCGATCGGGTCGGGCAATGGCCTGGCACGCCATCTCCATATACCAATGAATGTAAAAAAAGCAGTAAAACTGATCAATTCTAATAAGATCACCCAGATTGATTACGGAATGGTGAATAACAAAAAATTTTTCTGTACCTGCGGGGTAGGTTTTGATGCCTTAGTGGGAAATAAATTTTCAGAAAGCCATAGAAGGGGTTTCAACACCTACATCAAAACCACTATACAGGAATTTTTCCGTTACCGTCCCAGCAAATATATTCTGAAATTCAACAGCACTAAAATAAAAACCCGTGCCTTTCTCATCACCTTCGCCAATGCCGCTCAATATGGGAATAATGCATATATTTCACCGGATGCAGATATACAGGATGGATTACTTGATATCTGTATCATGTCTCCTTTTCCAAAAATCATTGCCCTTGACCTGGGTTTAAAACTCTTTAATAAAGATATCAATAAAAGTAAGTTTGTTGATGTAATGCGGGCCAAAGAAATACTTTTGAAACGCAAGCATTCAGGAGAAGTGCATTATGACGGCGAACCCTGCATAATGGGCAGAGAACTCAATTTAAAAGTTGTTCATAAAGGGCTAAATGTGATCATTCCTTAA
- a CDS encoding DUF1573 domain-containing protein, which produces MKKLFFSLTVILLFSCTGFSQSPKAGDKNKPEMTFKEVEHDFTNVPYDGNGTFDFAFKNTGKEAVIIQNVTTSCGCTASEWSKEPYKKGATGVIKVKYNTKIVGNFQKTITVYSNAKNSPVTLRIKGSVEPMKAK; this is translated from the coding sequence ATGAAAAAGCTTTTCTTTTCATTAACAGTCATCTTATTATTCAGCTGCACCGGTTTTTCTCAAAGTCCTAAAGCCGGGGATAAAAATAAACCAGAGATGACATTTAAGGAAGTAGAACACGATTTTACAAATGTTCCTTACGACGGTAACGGTACTTTCGATTTTGCTTTCAAAAACACTGGTAAAGAAGCTGTGATTATTCAGAATGTAACCACATCTTGCGGCTGTACTGCTTCAGAATGGTCAAAAGAACCCTACAAAAAAGGTGCTACAGGGGTAATTAAAGTAAAATACAACACTAAAATTGTTGGCAATTTTCAGAAAACCATCACGGTTTATTCCAATGCCAAAAATTCTCCTGTAACTTTGAGGATAAAGGGTTCGGTTGAACCGATGAAAGCCAAATAA